The genomic window GGAGGAAAAAGACTTTCGCTCAATTTTGAGCAAAAGTACAGGTGGCAGACCATCAACAGATTATGAAATCACATTAGATATGGCCAAAGAAATTGCTATGATCCAACGTAATGAAAAAGGTAAACAAGCTAGGCATTATTTCATTGAAATTGAAAAGCAATGGAACAGTCCTGAATATATTATGAATAGAGCATTGGAATATTCAAGAAAACAAGTTGAACGGTTAATGCTTGCCAACAAAGTTAAGGACCAACAGATTTCAGAATTAAAACCAAAGGCTGATTATTGTGATGTCATTTTGAAAAGTAAATCATTAGTTAATATTGGACAAATCGCTAAAGATTATGGCATGTCAGCTCAGGAACTAAATAGAAGATTATATTTCTTAGGAGTGCAGTATAAACAGGGCGGACAATGGCTTTTGTATAGTAAGTATCAAGATAAGGGATACACATCAAGTGAAACGATAGATATCCCTAAAAATAATGGTACTACAATTGTTAAGATGAATACAAAATGGACACAAAAAGGAAGATTGTTCTTGTATGAGTTGTTAAAAAGAGAAGATATATTGCCAATGATTGAGAGGAATTAATATGAAAGAAAAAATAAGTTTTGAATTAATGATTTTATTTGCAGTTATCTTATTTTCATCAAATTTTATAGAGCGTTCAAATGAAACTCAAATGATTATTGGATTATTGCTATTAGGTTCATTTATAAGTTTTGAGAGGTATTCATGTGAAAGAGATTAAATACCCTAGGTTGTTGTTTAATGAACAATATAAACCAAATGATGCAGAACTGAGAATACGCATTGTATGTTATTGGATAATAGCAATTACAACATTCTTATTAATTCTATATTTAAAAATGAAAGAGGTGTGTTAAATGGAAAAAACATTAGAAAGTATCTTTATTAAGCAATATGAAGATATGCAAAAGGGAGTTGTGTTGGAGAAATGAATGTAGAACTATTTATTCGTAATCTATTTAAGTTACTGGACATTCAAAACAACACAGAAACAAAAGTTACAATTAAAAAAGTCACTGTTGGAAGCAGTGACTCAAAAAATGATTAACACTATAAATTAATCAACTACATTATAGTTGATAGAAAGAGAGAAATCAACATGAAAAAATATACTATAAAAGATTTTATAAACAAAGATTTAGTCTTTGTTGGAAATTATATTGAAGCGAAGAATATGGCTAAAGCATTAAAAGAAGAGGGAATAGACACAACGGTAATTGATAGGATAGTACGTGCCAATGATACAAAATTTGTATTATTTGTACGTAAGAATATCTTAGTTCTAGCATTTGATATTAATCTGATAATAATAACTGAATGTGATTCAAATGCTGAGGTTATACATTACGATGATCTTGTAGTACAAGATCATGTATCAAAAAACGAAATACATGTAAGTGAATTTGTAAAAGGAAATGTAGCAATTAAATTTAATAGAGACAATGCAATTAAGACTTTAAAAACATTGTTTGCAAATGGATTTCATTTTTACAGCACAGCAGACAATGAAATTCTTGAAGATATGGCATCTCATATTGACTATGTAACTAATGAAGAAAGAACGTGCATTATGGATGTGTTCTTTCTCCCAGTAGCAAAAAATATAATCGATAACTCTTGTGTCGTTTATGATAAGTATAGTAAATCTTTAAAATACGATTTAGATAAGGAAGTTGAGAGCAAAGGACAGGAATTAATAAATATTGATTCTATTGATTTTGGACCATATTTGCCCAAGCAAAAATTTAACATTAAAGAAACTGTTTATGTTAAAGATGACAGATGCTCATACATAGGTTTGATAGTGTCCATTGATGATATAAACAACGAGTATGAGGTCGCTTATTATATAAATGGACATCACGAAACGAGCTGGGTAGAAGAAAAATACATATTTAAAATTGATGGTCATGGAAATTATGAATGAAATAATTGACACAATCATTGGATCATTGGTCACAATAATCGTCTTTCTTTGTATATGCTATTATGCGGAATATACAAATGTGAAAAGAAATGAGAAAAATAGACTAACAAAAAAATTATATAGAGTTGATTTGATTATTGATAGTTTAATCGAAAAGCAATCAGATAGAGCAAAGAAAGTAGTTGTCGCAGCATCATGGATCATTATAGCAATTATTATTGGAGTAATGATTATCTATGGATAGAAAAGATATATTTTATTATGCATTATCTATATTCTTTGGAATGTCATGGGCGATTGTTAACTCTATTACATATGTACATTAAAAAAGCATAAGAAAAAACCACTCATGGATGCTGGTAACATCGAGTGGTTTCATCTTCATCTAACATAGTTATTATAACAAAAAATACCGAATAAATCAATGTTTTTTGTGAATAAAATGAAGATGTTTTGAGCAGTGTAGCGTCCTTGTTATAGATATTAACAAGTGAACGAAAGCCAGATAGAGAATTAGAATGAAGAATGTCTTTAATTATGATTATGATGAAATAATATCTGATCCAATAAGTATAGGAATAGATAATGAAATAGAAAGATTGTTAAAGAATAGAGATATTGATTATGTCTATGCAACAAAGACAATTAAAAGTAGTGAACAGTTTGAGATTGAAATATATCCAGAATTTAGTAGGAGTACAGCGGATAGACTAAACATTAAGAAGAAAAGCAAGAAAGCTCAAAGAAATCTAAACGACAAGAATTCAAGAAAGCAGCTTGAAAGATTGATTAACTGTAATTTCAAGGAAGATGATTTATGGGTGACATTTACATATTCAAATAAGTATCTGCCTAAAAATGTAGATGAAGCAAACAAGAATATGAAGAACTACATAAGACGTATAAATTATCGGAGAAAGAAGATAGGGCTTGATAATGCTAAATATATTTTCATTACTGAATATGATGAGGATAAGAAAAAAAGAATTCACCATCATCTCATAATAGAAAATGGATTGAGTATGAATGAAATTGAAGAAAACTGGCATTTTGGTAAGAGGAACAATGTCAGAAAAATTGATCCAGATGATGAAGACGGATTGACCGGACTTGCTAAGTATCTTGCCAAGGACCCAAAGGGCAAGAAAAGATGGTATTCAAGCAAGAATCTAAAAAAGCCAAAGATAAGAAAAAGTTATACTGTTTTTCCTTATAGCAAGATTAGAAAAATGATCGCTAATGATTTAAGTGTTGCTGAACTCATGCAAAGACAATACAAAAATAGAAAGTACATTGAACACGAAATTATGTATAACAAGGTTAATCATATGTTCTATATTCACGTTCGAATGGTCGAAAGAAAGGATGAGTGATTGTGAAGAAATCAAGGATGATTGAATTAAGAGATGAGTTTCTTCTTAATGAAAAGTTTGACGAAAAGTCACTCAAGACACAGGAACATTATGAGCATGTCATAAATATGTTTATGAATTATATCAAGTCTGATGAAGTCTCAAAGATTGAAATCATGAAATTCAAGGAGTATCTGATTGATAATTTCAAGCCATCAACAATCAATAACTACATAATTATTGTTAATAAATTTATTAAGTATTGTGAAATTGTTGAAAAGCATGGAGAGTTCAAACTTGAAAAACTGAAAAAGTGGGAATCAAACAATACTTTAAAACTTGTAAGAGTACAGAATAAACAATCTTTAGCAGATGTTCTTGAACCAGAGGATTTAAAAAGGATGCTAAGAATGGCAAAATCTAAAAAAGTAAAAAGAATGGATATGTATCTGATTATGAAGATATTTGCATATACAGGAATACGTGCACATGAATTAAGTGCTTTTACTGTAGAGAATATTCAGAAGAATTTTATTAATGTTAGAAATAAAGGGAAGATACGAACGATCATTTTGCGTAATGACCTAAAGAAAGAACTTAATAAATATTGCAGTGAAAAGAAGATTGAAAGTGGATATATATTTTATGGCAAAAATAAGGATAAGATGATTGATCCATCAACTATCTATAAGAATCTAAAAAAGATTGCTGGTAAGTGTAGAGGAATCAAGATTGAAAAGGTCCATCCACACAGCTTTAGACATCTGTTTGCTATTAAGTTCTTGGAAGATGGCGGAGATATCACTGAACTTGCTGATATTCTTGGACATTCAAGCGTAGATACAACACGCATCTACACAAGAACAACCGATAAGATGAAAAAGAAACGTCTTGAAAAAATGAAATATTAGGAGGGATATCATGCCTAAATTAGCATTGTATGGTCTGTACGATACAAATGAAAAAGAGAGATGTATTGGTATCTTTACAATTTATGAACTCATGGATTATACAAACCTAGAAAGAGGATCGATTTATATAATGGCATCAAGACAAAACTTGTTTAAAAACAGATATAAAATTGTAGTTTTTGATGAAACGGAGATGATGAAAAATGATTAAGAATGTGCCAGTATTTGACTGTTTATTTAAGCAAATCCAAAAAGGAAGAAATAATATAAATATTTATGTATATTGTCATTCAGATAGAAAGTTTGAGAAGGGTGATATATTGAGACTTGAAGAACAGTATCCAACACCATCTGGAGAGGAAAAGAGTGGGTATTTTATGCATGTAGAAGTTAGTCGTGTAACAAAAGTTGAAGAGGATAGTAATGGTAACAAGATATACATGATGATCATAAAACCAAGACTAGATAAAAGTGTTAAATTACATACGTTGAAAGGTGCATGACAAAATGAATTATGAAGAATTTATAAGAAGAAAGAAAGTAGTTAATCAGTCAAGGGGAATTGAAATAAATGAAAATGACTTGAATTCAGTACTGTTTGATTATCAAAAAGCAATTGTAAAAAAAGCATTGGAATTGAAAAGGTTTTGCTTGTTTGAAGCGTGTGGAATGGGAAAGACTTTACAACAGATTGAATGGGCTTATCAGGTTTATCTATACACAAAAAAGCCAGTATTAATCATTGCACCTTTAGGAGTAACAATACAGACTGCAAAAGAGGAAGCACCAAAATTAGGATATAAAGTATATATGCTGGCTTATGAGGATCATATAAAAGATGGAATTAATATTATTAATTATGAACAATTGGATAATGTTGACTGTAGCGTCTTTGGTGGTGTTGTATTGGATGAATCAAGCATATTAAAAAACTTTACTGGAAAAGTAAGAACAAAGTTATCAAATTATTTTAAAGATACAGAATATAAGCTGTGCTGCACTGCAACACCAGCACCAAATGATTTAATGGAACTGTTGAATCATGCTGATTTTTTGGGAGTTACAACAACAGCAAAAGCACTTGCCACATATTTTATAAATGATATGAAAACAGGAACATGGAGACTAAAAGGACATGCAACAAAAGAATTTTATAGATGGTGCTGCACATGGTCGATTAATATTGAAAGTCCAAAGGATTTGGGATTCAAGGCAGAATATTATAAATTGCCAAATCTAATTGAAAAAAATGAAATAATTGAGATAGATGTTATTGATGATGAGTTTGAAAGTGGACTATTTAGAGAAATTGGAACATCTGCAACATCATTTCACAAAGAAAAATCACGTACTGCAGATAAGAGAGCAAAAAGATGTGCAGAGATAGCATCGAAAGATAATGAACAGTATTTGATATGGTGTGATACAAATCAGGAAGCTGACTTATTAAAGAAGTATATACCAGATGCGGTTGAAGTGCGTGGAAGTGATAAGCCATCATTTAAGGAAGACTGTTCAATGCTATTCAAAAATGGACAGATAAGAGTGCTTATCAGTAAGCCAAAAATATTTGGATATGGAATGAACTTCCAGAAATGTCATAACGTTATTTTCTGCGGTCTTACATATTCATACGAAAATTATTTTCAAGCCTTAAGAAGAATATACAGATTTGGTCAAAAAAATGATGTTTATTCATATATCGTGATTGGATCAACAGAACTTCATATCTTGGAAAATATAAAACAAAAACAACAGATGCAAGAACAACTTAAAAATAAAATGGATATTTCTGTAAAGGAAATACAGTTATTGAATTTTGAAGGAAAGGAAGTGCTAAGGGTAGAACAGTCAAAACAGATTGAAATACCTGAATTTCTATGAATTATAAAACATACAATGATGACTGTGTAAATGTATGCGGTCAACTGCCAAGTGATAGCATTGATTTAACAATAACAAGTGTACCATTCGCAAATTTATATACATATAGTGATGATGAAAGAGATTTCTCTAATGTTAAGGATTTAGATGAGTTCTTTAAGCAGATGGATTTCCTTATTACAGAACTTTATAGAATCACAAGACCAGGAAGATTAATTTGTTTGCATTGCAAACAAATACCAACATTCAAGGGACGAGATGGAGCAATGGGACTGGTTGACTTTAGAGGAATGCTTATAAGGGCATTTCAAAAGCATAAATGGATATACCATGGCGAAATAACTGTGTGGACTGATCCCCAGATTGAAGCAACAAGAACAAAGTCAGCAAGCATTCTCTGGAACTCTTATAAAAAGTTTGCTGAAAATACAAGAACAGGCATGGCAGATTATGTAGTTGTTATGCAGAAATGTGAGCGTGAAGACGAATGGATTCATGTCATACATGAAAATAATGATGATCAATTCCATGAATGGACGAGAATCGCAAGTCCGTGTTGGGCTATTGGTAGAGATATAACACCAAGAATACAAAGAACAAATGTTTTAAACAGCAAACTCGCAAAAGAGGATAAAGATGAGAAACACATGACACCGCTTCAATTGGATTTAATTGAGCATCTGATGAAATGGTATTCAAACGAGGGAGAGGTTGTTCTTGATCCGTTCGCTGGAATTATGAGTGTTCCATATGTTGCCATGAAAAACAATAGAAAAGCAATAGGAATAGAACTCAAGACATCATACTTTAATTTAGGAAATAAATATTTAAAGGAATTAGAACTGCAATTAAAGCAGCCGACATTATTTGAAGTAGAGGATAGTGTATGAATTCGGATCAATTAAATATATATGAGTTTATTAATGAAGATAAATTTTGTTTTGATGATGATATTAACCATATTGTTGAACTTATTGAAAAATTAATGCAACCGTATATGGATGATGGAACATTTATTGAACTATGGGAAAAGAAGTTCGATATCTGGGAAGATGGTGAGAAATATGGATATAGGCTTTCGATGAATTATATCTACAAAGCCGACATTGAAAGAGATTATTTTAAACATTATGATAGAAACCCATTATATATGAGAAAGATAAATGAGTTGAATCTTGGTGAATTATTTGAATATAGTGAAAAACATAACATTGAATTAAGTATTCATCCAACTCCGTTTATGGTTTGCATTTATACAAGGTTTTTAGACAAAAGAAAGAATATAAAGACGTTATGACAACACAAGAAAAACTAAAAGAAGTATAAGAAAAGGCTTTTAAAACAGTTAAAGAAAGAGAGTGGTTAAATGGATTTTACACAAGAAGATTTGCATAACATAAAACTAATTTTAAATGTAGCAAGTGTATATGGTCTTGCTGATGAAAAGAGAGTGAAAGAGATAGTTGAGAAAATAGAAGAAATGGAGGATTATGATGAAACATCCAAAGAGATTGAATGTAGCAATGAAAAAACTTCTGATGTGCAATAATCTTGAGCCTGATGATTACTGGTATACAAAGAATACAGATGAGTATCTGATGATTGTTCATAAGAAGTCCAGAAAACAATTAAAAGTGAATTGGGAGTGATGATCATGAAGAATTCTAGAGCTAAAAATATTTTAAAACTCAAGAAAGCAACTATTGAATGTAATCCTTTGAGGAAAAATGGAAAGCCATGTGCTGCATTATTCCAGG from Candidatus Stoquefichus sp. SB1 includes these protein-coding regions:
- a CDS encoding tyrosine-type recombinase/integrase, whose product is MIELRDEFLLNEKFDEKSLKTQEHYEHVINMFMNYIKSDEVSKIEIMKFKEYLIDNFKPSTINNYIIIVNKFIKYCEIVEKHGEFKLEKLKKWESNNTLKLVRVQNKQSLADVLEPEDLKRMLRMAKSKKVKRMDMYLIMKIFAYTGIRAHELSAFTVENIQKNFINVRNKGKIRTIILRNDLKKELNKYCSEKKIESGYIFYGKNKDKMIDPSTIYKNLKKIAGKCRGIKIEKVHPHSFRHLFAIKFLEDGGDITELADILGHSSVDTTRIYTRTTDKMKKKRLEKMKY
- a CDS encoding DUF3850 domain-containing protein, translated to MIKNVPVFDCLFKQIQKGRNNINIYVYCHSDRKFEKGDILRLEEQYPTPSGEEKSGYFMHVEVSRVTKVEEDSNGNKIYMMIIKPRLDKSVKLHTLKGA
- a CDS encoding phage antirepressor KilAC domain-containing protein; this translates as MKDLLKVNYDNDRITLSARELHEFLEIGTHFKDWFPRMCEYGFEEEKDFRSILSKSTGGRPSTDYEITLDMAKEIAMIQRNEKGKQARHYFIEIEKQWNSPEYIMNRALEYSRKQVERLMLANKVKDQQISELKPKADYCDVILKSKSLVNIGQIAKDYGMSAQELNRRLYFLGVQYKQGGQWLLYSKYQDKGYTSSETIDIPKNNGTTIVKMNTKWTQKGRLFLYELLKREDILPMIERN
- a CDS encoding rolling circle replication-associated protein, which produces MKNVFNYDYDEIISDPISIGIDNEIERLLKNRDIDYVYATKTIKSSEQFEIEIYPEFSRSTADRLNIKKKSKKAQRNLNDKNSRKQLERLINCNFKEDDLWVTFTYSNKYLPKNVDEANKNMKNYIRRINYRRKKIGLDNAKYIFITEYDEDKKKRIHHHLIIENGLSMNEIEENWHFGKRNNVRKIDPDDEDGLTGLAKYLAKDPKGKKRWYSSKNLKKPKIRKSYTVFPYSKIRKMIANDLSVAELMQRQYKNRKYIEHEIMYNKVNHMFYIHVRMVERKDE
- a CDS encoding helicase-related protein, with protein sequence MNYEEFIRRKKVVNQSRGIEINENDLNSVLFDYQKAIVKKALELKRFCLFEACGMGKTLQQIEWAYQVYLYTKKPVLIIAPLGVTIQTAKEEAPKLGYKVYMLAYEDHIKDGINIINYEQLDNVDCSVFGGVVLDESSILKNFTGKVRTKLSNYFKDTEYKLCCTATPAPNDLMELLNHADFLGVTTTAKALATYFINDMKTGTWRLKGHATKEFYRWCCTWSINIESPKDLGFKAEYYKLPNLIEKNEIIEIDVIDDEFESGLFREIGTSATSFHKEKSRTADKRAKRCAEIASKDNEQYLIWCDTNQEADLLKKYIPDAVEVRGSDKPSFKEDCSMLFKNGQIRVLISKPKIFGYGMNFQKCHNVIFCGLTYSYENYFQALRRIYRFGQKNDVYSYIVIGSTELHILENIKQKQQMQEQLKNKMDISVKEIQLLNFEGKEVLRVEQSKQIEIPEFL
- a CDS encoding DNA-methyltransferase; translation: MNYKTYNDDCVNVCGQLPSDSIDLTITSVPFANLYTYSDDERDFSNVKDLDEFFKQMDFLITELYRITRPGRLICLHCKQIPTFKGRDGAMGLVDFRGMLIRAFQKHKWIYHGEITVWTDPQIEATRTKSASILWNSYKKFAENTRTGMADYVVVMQKCEREDEWIHVIHENNDDQFHEWTRIASPCWAIGRDITPRIQRTNVLNSKLAKEDKDEKHMTPLQLDLIEHLMKWYSNEGEVVLDPFAGIMSVPYVAMKNNRKAIGIELKTSYFNLGNKYLKELELQLKQPTLFEVEDSV
- a CDS encoding DUF6906 family protein → MCNNLEPDDYWYTKNTDEYLMIVHKKSRKQLKVNWE